In a single window of the Nodularia spumigena CCY9414 genome:
- a CDS encoding chloride channel protein, which translates to MTLLPKSELRKVTEQPIFPKPSTRLTQLINRFQLSPETVVLFLALLIGGGTGMGVVTFHYLIELIDHLMREKFIGAIGVWSEWTFACIPILGGLIVGLMRWYAQDFGPGLSSMIAASQGTELKQQLRPVTKMLAASVSLGSGASLGTEGPSVEIGANFGMLLSVILKVSQERQRLLLGAGAAAGLAAGFNAPIAGVFFALEVVMGATSFATSAVSVVLLAAVVAALIAQIGLGAQPAFDLPVYQVRSLLELPLYLGLGLGASLVSLTYTSTIRLAKAGFAGLVSGFGLLGSIPQPVHPLIGGVILGAVALQFPQILGIGYETVEAMLQDVEFSLHLLIILLVLKLLMTAISTASGFVGGLFAPAMFLGASFGAAYAQIITLLFPAIGEVMAAPPAYAMVGMAAVLAASVRAPLTAILMLFELTRDYRIVLPLMAAVGLSVWITEQFQPNFNSNSNLQQIGLSELKDEQAEIVQQILVEDAMVISPKKLPATLGVLEAALEMISSRCRSALVIDEAEQLVGILSLEDINRVLRLSQNHSPSSSEIPSNLANQTLIDICTTEIIYAWQDELLSEALDRMTLRGLHQLPVVARDNSEYILGLIEREQVKLICSLAVTQKALQELSH; encoded by the coding sequence GTATGGGTGTAGTCACATTTCACTATTTAATTGAGCTAATTGATCACCTGATGCGAGAAAAATTCATCGGTGCAATTGGTGTTTGGAGTGAGTGGACTTTCGCCTGTATTCCCATTTTGGGTGGGTTAATTGTGGGATTGATGCGTTGGTATGCTCAAGACTTTGGCCCTGGACTTTCATCGATGATTGCGGCCTCTCAGGGAACAGAACTCAAACAACAATTACGACCAGTCACAAAAATGTTAGCTGCATCTGTTTCCTTGGGAAGTGGTGCTTCCTTGGGGACAGAAGGGCCAAGTGTAGAAATTGGGGCAAATTTTGGAATGCTGTTGTCCGTAATTCTCAAAGTATCTCAAGAGCGACAACGGTTACTTTTAGGTGCTGGTGCGGCGGCTGGGTTAGCGGCGGGATTTAACGCGCCCATTGCTGGAGTATTTTTTGCTCTAGAAGTAGTCATGGGCGCAACATCTTTTGCTACTTCTGCCGTGAGTGTGGTATTGCTAGCCGCAGTCGTAGCAGCATTAATTGCTCAAATTGGCTTGGGCGCACAACCTGCTTTTGATTTACCTGTTTACCAAGTCCGCAGTCTTTTAGAATTACCGCTTTATCTGGGGTTAGGTTTAGGTGCAAGTTTAGTTTCTCTGACTTATACAAGCACAATTCGTTTAGCAAAAGCTGGCTTTGCTGGGTTAGTTTCTGGTTTTGGCTTATTAGGGAGCATTCCTCAACCCGTTCATCCCTTGATTGGCGGCGTAATTCTCGGCGCAGTCGCTTTACAATTTCCCCAAATTTTAGGCATTGGTTACGAAACTGTGGAAGCCATGCTTCAGGATGTAGAGTTTTCTCTGCATCTATTAATTATATTGTTAGTGCTGAAATTATTGATGACCGCAATCAGTACCGCTAGTGGTTTTGTTGGTGGTTTATTTGCACCAGCCATGTTTCTCGGTGCTTCTTTTGGAGCTGCTTACGCTCAAATCATTACCCTGTTATTTCCGGCAATTGGTGAGGTGATGGCGGCTCCCCCAGCCTATGCAATGGTAGGGATGGCAGCAGTTTTAGCGGCCAGTGTCAGAGCGCCATTAACAGCTATTTTGATGTTATTTGAATTAACCCGTGACTACCGCATTGTTTTACCTTTAATGGCAGCAGTCGGTTTAAGTGTCTGGATAACAGAACAGTTTCAGCCAAATTTTAACTCTAATTCTAATCTGCAACAAATTGGTCTTTCTGAGTTGAAAGACGAACAGGCGGAAATTGTCCAGCAAATTTTGGTAGAAGATGCTATGGTGATTAGCCCCAAAAAGTTGCCCGCAACCTTGGGAGTGTTAGAAGCAGCTCTAGAAATGATCAGCTCGCGCTGTCGTAGTGCTTTAGTAATTGATGAAGCAGAGCAATTAGTTGGTATCCTATCTCTAGAAGACATTAATCGTGTTTTGCGTCTTTCTCAAAATCACTCGCCTTCTTCCAGTGAAATTCCCAGTAATTTAGCTAATCAAACTCTGATTGATATTTGTACCACTGAAATTATCTATGCTTGGCAAGATGAACTGTTGTCTGAAGCTTTAGATCGCATGACTCTTCGAGGTTTGCACCAGTTACCTGTGGTAGCACGAGATAATTCTGAGTACATTTTAGGCTTAATAGAACGAGAGCAAGTTAAATTAATATGCAGCTTGGCTGTCACGCAGAAAGCACTACAGGAATTGAGTCATTAG
- a CDS encoding AbrB family transcriptional regulator, translating to MPKLKKIDPLQGEELLKKVKELESLSKEDKAKQCGYYTVTKNGIERVNMMKFLNALIDAEGIQLDSSPSANGRGGRSASYRISVQSNGNLLIGSAYTKQMNLKPGDEFFITLGKKHIRLKQVDEAEKEGMEAIEASA from the coding sequence ATGCCTAAACTGAAAAAAATAGACCCACTACAGGGTGAAGAACTGCTGAAAAAAGTTAAAGAGCTAGAGAGCCTTAGCAAAGAAGATAAAGCCAAGCAGTGCGGCTATTATACCGTTACCAAAAATGGTATAGAGCGTGTGAATATGATGAAATTTTTGAATGCCCTCATTGATGCTGAAGGCATTCAGTTAGACAGTTCACCCAGTGCTAATGGACGTGGCGGGCGCAGTGCTAGCTATAGAATTAGCGTGCAATCAAACGGTAATTTACTCATAGGTTCAGCTTATACAAAACAGATGAATCTCAAACCAGGAGATGAATTTTTCATCACTCTAGGGAAAAAACATATTCGTCTGAAACAGGTAGACGAAGCTGAGAAGGAAGGTATGGAAGCCATAGAGGCTTCAGCGTAA
- a CDS encoding Rrf2 family transcriptional regulator, with the protein MKLTTRGHYSVKALLDLSLQPGYGPASVRSIALRQDIPAPYLEKLLIEMRRAGLVTSIRGSIGGYQLALKPAQISIGQILEAVGETITRLPHHTPTPAQTEDWVTFTLWQRLNQKLKEALYSITLADLYYDARSWQASLGEEASFVV; encoded by the coding sequence ATGAAACTAACTACCAGAGGACATTACAGTGTAAAGGCATTGCTAGATTTAAGTTTACAGCCAGGTTATGGCCCCGCATCAGTCAGATCGATCGCACTTCGCCAAGATATCCCCGCCCCTTACCTGGAAAAGTTACTAATAGAAATGCGTCGGGCTGGATTAGTAACATCAATTCGGGGTAGCATTGGCGGATACCAACTAGCATTAAAGCCGGCACAAATTTCTATAGGTCAAATTTTAGAAGCCGTCGGCGAAACTATTACTCGTTTACCCCATCACACCCCAACACCAGCCCAAACTGAAGATTGGGTAACATTCACTCTTTGGCAAAGACTCAACCAAAAACTCAAAGAAGCTTTATACAGTATTACTCTGGCTGACCTCTATTATGATGCTCGTAGTTGGCAAGCTTCTCTGGGAGAAGAAGCTAGTTTTGTTGTTTAG
- the cbiB gene encoding adenosylcobinamide-phosphate synthase CbiB, with translation MTSSVVLIFAALLDYFIGDPWGWPHPVQVMGWVISRLNKFSIQVCQSSITQRIAGIILGITLIFGSGCVGWLIIQIAKGLHPLWGIVLESILLASCFALQSLRTAAEAVLKPLTAGDLASARHILSNYVGRDTQKLSEPEILRAVLETVTENATDGVMAPLFYAIVGACLPGVGLIPLALAYKASSTLDSMVGYKQAPYTYLGWFSARFEDYLTWLPCRLTVITLALLSGKPRYVWRMCCRDAVKDPSPNSGWSECAYAAILGVQMGGTNWYGGVPKPKPLLGDAIHPITPTAIQTALLLTRYAFLLWLAIAIALLFILNRSI, from the coding sequence ATGACATCATCTGTGGTTTTGATTTTTGCTGCACTATTAGATTACTTTATTGGTGATCCTTGGGGTTGGCCTCATCCAGTGCAAGTTATGGGCTGGGTAATTTCTCGCTTGAATAAATTTTCTATTCAAGTTTGTCAGAGTTCTATCACACAACGCATAGCGGGAATTATCTTAGGCATAACCTTAATATTTGGTAGCGGCTGTGTAGGTTGGTTAATTATTCAAATTGCTAAAGGACTGCATCCATTGTGGGGAATTGTCTTAGAAAGCATTCTTTTAGCTAGTTGTTTTGCTTTGCAAAGTCTCCGCACAGCTGCGGAAGCTGTGTTAAAACCATTAACAGCCGGAGATTTAGCATCAGCGCGTCATATTTTAAGTAATTATGTCGGTCGAGATACACAAAAACTCTCAGAACCAGAAATTTTGCGAGCTGTGTTAGAAACTGTGACAGAAAATGCTACTGATGGCGTTATGGCTCCACTTTTTTATGCAATTGTGGGTGCTTGTCTACCGGGTGTGGGTTTAATTCCTCTGGCTTTAGCATACAAAGCTAGTAGTACCCTGGATTCAATGGTCGGTTATAAACAAGCGCCCTATACTTATTTAGGGTGGTTTAGTGCTAGGTTTGAAGACTATTTAACTTGGTTACCTTGTCGCTTAACGGTGATTACCTTAGCATTGTTATCAGGTAAACCCCGATATGTTTGGCGAATGTGTTGCCGAGATGCAGTTAAAGATCCCAGTCCTAACTCAGGCTGGAGTGAGTGTGCTTATGCGGCTATTCTGGGTGTACAAATGGGAGGAACAAATTGGTATGGCGGAGTACCTAAACCAAAACCACTACTAGGAGATGCCATTCATCCCATTACGCCAACTGCGATTCAAACTGCTTTATTACTAACTAGATATGCTTTTTTATTGTGGTTAGCGATCGCGATCGCTTTATTATTCATACTAAACCGATCAATATAG
- the pyrR gene encoding bifunctional pyr operon transcriptional regulator/uracil phosphoribosyltransferase PyrR, with translation MSAKVVEILSSEDLRRTLTRLASQIVEKSRDLSQLVLIGIYTRGALLAELLARQIETLEGVNVAVGALDITFYRDDLDKIGLRTPAKTKIPFDLTGKTVVLVDDVIFKGRTVRAALNAVTEYGRPEVIRLAVLVDRGHREVPIHPDFIGKQLPTAQEEIVKVYLQDWDGKDAVELMGAILS, from the coding sequence ATGTCTGCCAAAGTAGTTGAAATTCTTTCCTCAGAAGACCTGCGTCGAACCTTAACCCGCCTAGCCTCTCAAATTGTGGAAAAGTCCCGTGATTTATCCCAATTGGTACTCATCGGTATTTATACGAGAGGGGCGCTATTAGCAGAATTATTGGCACGTCAAATTGAGACACTCGAAGGTGTCAACGTCGCAGTGGGAGCATTAGATATTACATTTTATCGCGATGATCTTGACAAAATTGGCTTAAGAACTCCAGCCAAAACCAAAATCCCTTTTGACCTCACAGGGAAAACAGTTGTCCTCGTAGATGACGTAATATTCAAAGGTCGGACAGTTCGCGCGGCTTTGAATGCCGTTACTGAGTATGGTAGACCAGAAGTCATTCGTTTAGCCGTTTTAGTAGACAGGGGACATCGCGAAGTCCCCATTCACCCAGATTTCATTGGTAAGCAACTACCTACCGCTCAAGAAGAAATAGTCAAAGTTTACTTACAAGATTGGGATGGTAAAGATGCAGTGGAATTGATGGGAGCTATCCTAAGTTGA